A genomic window from Anoplolepis gracilipes chromosome 6, ASM4749672v1, whole genome shotgun sequence includes:
- the Sau gene encoding Golgi phosphoprotein 3 homolog sauron: protein MNRGDGLVQRRRVVNSGSGGSAAGGGSGLGQDSANADLIGHNDKLSGQSPDTDYSSQKDLNCNPTIDEDSDKETRLTLMEEVLLLGLKDKEGYTSFWNDCISSGLRGCILAELGFRGRVELEKAGMRKKSLLARKLLLKNDAPTGDVLLDEALKHLRDTDPPETVPSWIEYLSGETWNPLKLRYQLKNVRERLAKNLVEKGVLTTEKQNFLLFDMTTHPLTDNLAKSRLVKKIQEAVLGRWVNDAARMDRRTLALVILAHAADVLENAFAPLSDDDYEVAMRRVRTLLDLDFEAEATKRNANPVLWAVFAAFTK from the exons ATGAATCGCGGTGACGGGCTGGTGCAACGACGACGCGTGGTCAACAGCGGCAGTGGCGGGAGCGCCGCTGGCGGTGGCAGCGGACTCGGTCAGGACAGCGCGAACGCGGACCTCATCGGTCACAACGACAAATTGTCCGGCCAGAGCCCGGACACGGACTACTCGTCCCAGAAGGATCTCAATTGCAATCCCACTATCGACGAGGACTCGGACAAGGAGACGCGGTTGACTCTTATGGAGGAAGTCCTGCTGCTCGGTTTAAAGGACAAAGAG GGATACACTTCCTTTTGGAATGATTGCATAAGTTCTGGATTGAGAGGATGTATCTTGGCGGAACTTGGCTTTCGGGGTAGAGTGGAATTGGAGAAAGCTGGTATGCGGAAGAAGAGCTTACTAGCGAGAaaacttttattgaaaaatgatgcACCTACGGGAGATGTGTTGTTAGACGAGGCTCTGAAACACTTGAGGGACACAGATCCGCCTGAGACTGTGCCAAGTTGGATAGAGTATCTTAGTG GAGAAACATGGAATCccttaaaattaagatatcaaTTGAAAAATGTCAGAGAACGACTAGCGAAAAATCTTGTTGAAAAAGGTGTCTTAACTACagagaaacaaaatttcttaCTGTTTGATATGACAACTCATCCTCTTACCGATAATCTTGCCAAAAGTCGTCTCGTAAAAAAg ATCCAAGAAGCCGTGTTAGGTCGTTGGGTGAATGATGCCGCTCGAATGGATAGACGAACGTTAGCATTAGTTATTTTAGCTCATGCAGCTGATGtattagaaaatgcatttgcCCCATTGTCGGACGACGATTACGAAGTTGCGATGCGAAGAGTACGGACATTATTAGATCTCGATTTTGAAGCGGAAGCTACTAAACGTAACGCAAATCCGGTACTTTGGGCTGTATTTGCTGCATTCACCAAGTAA